From the genome of Scytonema hofmannii PCC 7110, one region includes:
- a CDS encoding cytochrome P450: protein MNKKALSTTNTKKKESAKAFKFNLFDPKFNANPYPTYHRIREEDPVHRYFVGGDWIVTRYADVKAVLKSGCVRTDDRPKSIQERNKYLQDKEKNLNTLAYTTSRFLFYMNPPDHTRLRALVGKGFSPVVVERMRPHIQEIVDELLDKVRHKGSMDIVADLASPLSVSVISKLLGIPKEAQQQLHQWANVLSRILDPLVSLEEYQAMNKATEEIQEYLRTLIAEREKTPQEDLISNLIAAQEQNDRLSQKEILAVCTLLFAAGEETTGNTIGNGMLALLQHPHQMEQIKREPTMIQSAVEELIRYDSAVQMLTRIATDNLEIGNQTIKAGEKIVLCLGAANRDPAQFPEPDQLNIHRNPNHHVAFADSIHYCLGAALARVETQLAINTLMQQFPDLKLASNQLEWRHSIVLRGLKALPISF, encoded by the coding sequence ATGAACAAAAAAGCACTTAGTACTACAAATACCAAAAAAAAAGAGTCAGCAAAAGCATTCAAATTCAATCTTTTTGACCCTAAGTTTAACGCTAATCCTTATCCAACTTACCATCGCATCCGAGAAGAAGATCCGGTACATAGATACTTTGTTGGAGGTGATTGGATCGTTACCCGCTATGCCGATGTCAAAGCAGTTTTAAAAAGTGGTTGTGTTCGTACTGATGATAGACCAAAATCAATACAAGAAAGAAACAAATATCTCCAAGACAAGGAAAAGAATCTAAATACTCTTGCTTATACCACCAGCCGATTTTTATTTTATATGAATCCACCAGACCATACTAGATTACGTGCATTGGTGGGCAAAGGTTTTTCTCCTGTAGTTGTTGAGCGTATGCGTCCCCATATTCAGGAAATTGTGGATGAATTGCTTGACAAAGTTCGACATAAGGGGAGTATGGACATTGTTGCCGATCTTGCCAGTCCACTGTCTGTTAGTGTAATTAGTAAGCTGTTGGGAATACCAAAAGAAGCTCAACAGCAGCTTCATCAGTGGGCTAATGTTTTGTCCCGTATTTTAGATCCACTGGTGTCACTAGAAGAATATCAAGCGATGAATAAAGCTACAGAAGAGATTCAGGAATATTTACGTACTCTGATTGCCGAACGAGAAAAAACACCACAAGAAGATTTGATTAGTAATTTGATTGCAGCTCAAGAGCAAAACGATCGGTTAAGTCAAAAGGAAATATTAGCAGTTTGCACATTGTTATTCGCCGCTGGTGAAGAAACTACAGGTAATACAATAGGCAATGGAATGCTAGCATTGCTACAACACCCTCACCAAATGGAACAGATCAAAAGAGAACCGACAATGATTCAAAGTGCTGTAGAAGAATTAATTCGCTACGATAGTGCAGTTCAGATGTTAACCCGTATTGCTACTGATAATTTAGAAATAGGCAACCAAACAATTAAAGCAGGCGAAAAGATAGTTCTTTGCTTAGGAGCAGCTAATCGAGATCCAGCGCAGTTTCCCGAACCCGATCAATTAAATATTCATCGGAACCCGAATCACCACGTTGCTTTTGCTGATAGTATTCATTATTGCTTGGGAGCTGCACTAGCGCGGGTGGAGACTCAACTTGCTATTAACACATTGATGCAACAATTTCCTGATTTAAAGTTAGCTTCAAACCAACTGGAGTGGCGTCATAGCATCGTCTTGCGTGGCTTAAAAGCTCTACCTATAAGTTTTTAA
- a CDS encoding cytochrome P450, with the protein MNKEAPSTTNTKKIASAKAFKFNLFDSKFNANPYPTYHRLREEDPVHKYFVGGDWIVTRYADVKAVLKSGCVRTDDRPKSIQERNKYLQDKEKNLNTLAYTTSRFLFYTNPPDHTRLRALVGKGFSPVVVERMRPHIQEIVDELLDKIRHKGSMDIVADLASPLSVSVISKLLGIPKEAQQQLHQWANVLSRILDPLVSLEEYQAMNKATEEIQEYLRTLIAEREKTPQEDLISNLIAAQEQNDRLSQKEILAVCTLLFAAGEETTGNTIGNGMLALLQHPHQMEQIKREPTMIQSAVEELIRYDSAVQMLTRIATDNLEIGNQTIKAGEKIVLCLGAANRDPAQFPEPDQLNIHRNPNHHVAFADSIHYCLGAALARVETQLAINTLMQQFPDLKLASNQLEWRHSIVLRGLKALPVTFKSSTAT; encoded by the coding sequence ATGAACAAAGAAGCACCTAGTACTACAAATACCAAAAAAATAGCGTCAGCAAAAGCATTCAAATTCAATCTTTTTGACTCTAAGTTTAACGCTAATCCTTATCCAACCTACCATCGCCTCCGAGAAGAAGATCCGGTACATAAATACTTTGTTGGAGGTGATTGGATCGTTACCCGCTATGCCGATGTCAAAGCAGTTTTAAAAAGTGGTTGTGTTCGTACTGATGATAGACCAAAATCAATACAAGAAAGAAACAAATATCTCCAAGACAAGGAAAAGAATCTAAATACTCTTGCTTATACCACCAGCCGATTTTTATTTTATACGAATCCACCAGACCATACTAGATTACGTGCATTGGTGGGTAAAGGTTTTTCTCCTGTAGTTGTTGAGCGTATGCGTCCCCATATTCAGGAAATTGTGGATGAATTGCTTGACAAAATTCGGCACAAGGGGAGTATGGACATTGTTGCCGATCTTGCCAGTCCACTGTCTGTTAGTGTAATTAGTAAGCTGTTGGGAATACCAAAAGAAGCTCAACAGCAGCTTCATCAGTGGGCTAATGTTTTGTCCCGTATTTTAGATCCACTGGTGTCACTAGAAGAATATCAAGCGATGAATAAAGCTACAGAAGAGATTCAGGAATATTTACGTACTCTGATTGCCGAACGAGAAAAAACACCACAAGAAGATTTGATTAGTAATTTGATTGCAGCTCAAGAGCAAAACGATCGGTTAAGTCAAAAGGAAATATTAGCAGTTTGCACATTGTTATTCGCCGCTGGTGAAGAAACTACAGGTAATACAATAGGCAATGGAATGCTAGCATTGCTACAACACCCTCACCAAATGGAACAGATCAAAAGAGAACCGACAATGATTCAAAGTGCTGTAGAAGAATTAATTCGCTACGATAGTGCAGTTCAGATGTTAACCCGTATTGCTACTGATAATTTAGAAATAGGCAACCAAACAATTAAAGCAGGCGAAAAGATAGTTCTTTGCTTAGGAGCAGCTAATCGAGATCCAGCGCAGTTTCCCGAACCCGATCAATTAAATATTCATCGGAACCCGAATCACCACGTTGCTTTTGCTGATAGTATTCATTATTGCTTGGGAGCTGCACTAGCGCGGGTGGAGACTCAACTTGCTATTAACACATTGATGCAACAATTTCCTGATTTAAAGTTAGCTTCAAACCAACTGGAGTGGCGTCATAGCATCGTCTTGCGTGGCTTAAAGGCTCTCCCCGTTACCTTTAAATCATCAACGGCAACATAA
- a CDS encoding pyridoxal phosphate-dependent decarboxylase family protein codes for MSSCITEDQKILLQVVQMILNYLQEQQIGTKVVDYQSPDILKKKLDLSLPEEGVSLSELFGVIQSYLQYSTRTSSSNFFNLLFAGFQPEGLLSEMVTSVTNNTMHTYESSPVATLMEMALIDALNSMVGFDSGEGLMVTGGSNANAIAMLLARHKLLPETKHTGLGGSKLVAFISEQAHYSFLKAANLLGIGMENVVKVKTDRLGCMIPQELEAAIIQSLNDGKTPIFVGATAGTTVLGAFDPFPSIAQITRKYELWLHVDGAWGCPVLFSRKHKHLLAGSELADSFTWDAHKLMGVPLICSAILVKQKGTLSDACSSGDTDYLFHEDENAAYDLGRMSLQCGRKVDALKFWLSWKRHGKNGYEQRVDRLFELASYATEFIRTCKHLELMVQPQFLNICFRYIPDGVDPNTDVDRINLAIRKQLLQSGQAAINYAHYQGRIGIRLILANPEIHEAELNRLFHNIITTGKSCESVMKL; via the coding sequence ATGAGTAGTTGTATAACAGAGGATCAAAAAATACTCCTTCAAGTCGTTCAAATGATCCTAAATTACTTACAGGAACAGCAAATAGGCACGAAGGTAGTCGATTATCAAAGCCCTGATATACTTAAGAAAAAACTCGATTTAAGTTTACCAGAGGAGGGTGTTTCTTTATCAGAGCTATTCGGTGTGATTCAATCGTACCTCCAGTATAGTACCCGGACTAGTAGCTCGAATTTTTTCAATCTACTCTTCGCCGGTTTCCAGCCAGAAGGACTACTGAGTGAAATGGTTACGAGCGTAACTAACAATACTATGCACACCTACGAGAGTTCGCCAGTTGCCACACTTATGGAGATGGCTTTGATTGATGCTCTCAATAGTATGGTAGGTTTCGACTCTGGTGAGGGTTTGATGGTTACAGGTGGCAGCAACGCAAATGCGATCGCGATGCTACTAGCGCGACATAAATTACTACCTGAGACTAAACATACTGGGTTGGGCGGCTCAAAGCTTGTAGCGTTCATTTCAGAACAGGCGCATTATTCCTTTCTTAAAGCAGCAAATCTGTTAGGAATTGGAATGGAAAATGTTGTCAAAGTAAAGACCGATCGCTTAGGCTGCATGATTCCACAGGAATTAGAAGCTGCAATTATCCAGAGCTTGAATGACGGGAAAACGCCAATATTTGTTGGTGCCACTGCCGGGACGACTGTTCTTGGGGCTTTTGACCCTTTCCCATCTATTGCACAAATAACCCGTAAATACGAACTTTGGCTACATGTGGATGGTGCTTGGGGCTGTCCTGTCTTATTCAGTCGCAAGCACAAGCACTTGTTGGCGGGAAGTGAGCTAGCGGATTCTTTTACTTGGGACGCCCATAAATTAATGGGAGTACCCTTAATTTGCTCGGCTATTTTGGTGAAACAAAAAGGAACGTTGAGCGATGCTTGTTCTAGTGGGGATACTGATTACCTGTTCCACGAGGACGAAAATGCGGCTTACGATCTGGGAAGAATGTCACTGCAATGTGGTCGAAAAGTAGATGCACTCAAGTTCTGGCTATCTTGGAAACGACACGGGAAAAATGGGTACGAGCAAAGAGTAGACCGCCTTTTTGAACTTGCCAGCTACGCTACGGAATTTATCCGAACTTGCAAGCATCTAGAACTGATGGTTCAGCCACAATTTTTGAATATCTGTTTTCGTTATATCCCCGACGGTGTTGACCCGAACACGGATGTCGATCGCATTAATTTGGCAATTCGCAAGCAATTGCTCCAATCTGGTCAAGCTGCTATCAACTATGCTCATTACCAAGGTCG